In one window of Azotobacter salinestris DNA:
- a CDS encoding paraquat-inducible protein A — MHDSSRSHDLRELPLDKLVACHECDLLMLKPELAPGERAECPRCGFELFSNQPRMLGRSLALVIAALLLYVPANFLPILQLRLLGQTTEDTVWSAVVALYASGLQGIAGVVFLCSMGIPLLKLLCQLVVLLTIYWDAGRAYGLLLYRIYHHLREWGMLEVYFMGILVSIVKLVSLADLAVGAGLACFICLLLIQVWLEITMSPHQVWEALSRGRTHASH, encoded by the coding sequence ATGCATGACTCGAGCCGATCTCACGACTTGAGGGAGCTTCCCTTGGATAAACTGGTCGCTTGCCATGAGTGCGACCTATTGATGCTCAAGCCTGAACTCGCTCCAGGCGAGCGCGCCGAATGCCCCCGCTGTGGTTTCGAATTGTTCAGCAATCAGCCTCGTATGCTGGGGCGCAGTCTGGCCTTGGTCATTGCTGCCTTGCTGCTCTATGTCCCGGCGAATTTCCTACCCATCCTGCAGCTTCGTCTTTTGGGCCAGACGACCGAGGACACCGTATGGAGTGCTGTTGTCGCTCTCTATGCAAGTGGCCTGCAAGGCATTGCCGGGGTCGTCTTTCTCTGCAGCATGGGTATTCCACTGCTCAAGCTGCTCTGTCAGCTAGTTGTCTTGCTGACCATCTACTGGGATGCGGGGCGAGCATATGGCCTGCTGCTATATCGCATCTACCACCATCTGCGCGAATGGGGGATGTTGGAGGTGTATTTCATGGGCATTCTGGTTTCGATCGTCAAGCTGGTTTCCCTGGCCGATCTGGCGGTTGGGGCGGGGCTGGCCTGCTTTATCTGCCTGCTGCTGATACAGGTCTGGCTCGAGATCACCATGTCGCCGCACCAGGTATGGGAGGCCCTGTCTCGGGGGAGGACCCATGCGAGCCATTGA
- the pssA gene encoding CDP-diacylglycerol--serine O-phosphatidyltransferase — translation MSERPEESNKGPAADSLLPIDEHIEEGRDAEGRKVRHRGIYLLPNLFTTANLFAGFYSIVSAINGNLDVAAATVFVAMVLDSLDGRVARLTNTQSAFGAEYDSLSDMVAFGLAPAILAFEWALGSMGKVGWMVAFIYVAGAALRLARFNTQIGKADKRFFIGLASPAAAGVVAGTVWAFSDFGVQGSNIASLVALLVAAAGMLMVSNIKYYSFKDLDLRGRVPFVAILVVVLLFAVVFSDPPRILLLIFLAYAISGPLQYLLQWRRKRVG, via the coding sequence ATGAGCGAACGTCCGGAGGAGTCCAACAAGGGGCCCGCAGCTGACAGCCTGTTGCCCATCGACGAACACATTGAAGAAGGGCGGGATGCGGAGGGGCGCAAGGTCCGTCACCGTGGTATTTATTTGTTGCCTAACCTGTTTACCACGGCCAACCTTTTTGCGGGCTTCTATTCCATTGTAAGTGCCATCAATGGAAACCTGGATGTGGCCGCAGCCACGGTCTTCGTCGCAATGGTGCTGGATAGTCTGGACGGGCGCGTGGCTCGCCTGACCAATACGCAAAGTGCGTTCGGTGCCGAATATGACTCGCTTTCCGACATGGTGGCCTTTGGGCTGGCGCCAGCCATTCTCGCTTTCGAGTGGGCGCTGGGCAGCATGGGCAAGGTCGGCTGGATGGTCGCGTTCATTTATGTGGCGGGTGCGGCTTTGCGCCTGGCGCGCTTCAATACCCAGATCGGCAAGGCTGACAAGCGCTTCTTCATAGGGCTGGCTAGCCCGGCGGCAGCGGGTGTGGTAGCTGGCACTGTCTGGGCCTTCAGTGATTTTGGTGTTCAGGGGTCGAATATCGCTTCCCTGGTTGCTCTGCTGGTTGCCGCAGCAGGCATGTTGATGGTCAGCAATATCAAGTACTACAGCTTCAAGGATCTGGACCTCAGGGGGCGGGTGCCCTTTGTTGCCATTCTGGTAGTGGTGCTGCTCTTCGCCGTGGTGTTCAGTGATCCGCCACGGATCTTGTTGTTGATTTTCTTGGCCTACGCGATTTCTGGTCCGCTGCAGTATCTGTTGCAATGGCGTCGAAAGCGAGTCGGCTGA
- a CDS encoding paraquat-inducible protein A: protein MRAIDMGILVCPECHQLNRHEKDCDGQQLCIRCGARVHARHPNSLRRTWALLLAAAILYIPANLLPIMTVRSLGKGEPDTIMSGVIALVHMGSLPVALVVFVASILVPTFKLVGIALLLLSVQRHQPLSARQRILMFRFIEWIGRWSMLDIFVIAILVAVVNFGTLAKVEPNLGAVAFASVVILTMLAALTFDPRLIWDNTESDDDHE, encoded by the coding sequence ATGCGAGCCATTGACATGGGCATTCTGGTCTGTCCGGAGTGCCACCAACTCAATCGCCATGAGAAGGACTGCGACGGACAACAACTATGTATCCGCTGTGGTGCGCGAGTGCATGCACGTCATCCGAACAGTCTGAGGCGTACCTGGGCACTGCTGCTTGCGGCCGCAATCCTGTATATCCCGGCGAATCTGCTGCCCATCATGACCGTCCGCTCCCTTGGCAAGGGCGAGCCGGACACCATCATGTCCGGCGTGATTGCTCTGGTGCACATGGGGTCCCTGCCCGTTGCGCTCGTGGTATTCGTGGCGAGCATTCTGGTGCCGACCTTCAAGCTGGTCGGCATCGCCCTGCTGCTGCTTTCCGTGCAGCGTCACCAGCCGCTCTCCGCCCGCCAGCGCATCCTCATGTTCCGCTTCATCGAATGGATCGGCCGCTGGTCGATGCTGGATATCTTCGTCATCGCCATCTTGGTAGCCGTGGTCAATTTCGGCACCCTGGCCAAGGTCGAGCCGAACCTGGGGGCCGTGGCCTTCGCCAGTGTGGTGATCCTGACCATGCTGGCAGCCCTTACCTTCGATCCACGCCTGATTTGGGATAACACGGAGTCCGACGATGACCATGAGTGA